In the genome of Rhodothermales bacterium, the window CTTCATTCACCTATAGCCGGCCAACCTGATCTAAATCTTCAAGGGAATCTCATGGAGCCGTGGCCAGCGGCAGCGCGATCCAGAACAGGGAGCCGACGCCGACCTCCGTCTCGAACCCGATCGTCCCGCGCATGTCCTCGACGCTTTTCCGGACGATGGCGAGTCCGAGCCCCGTTCCGCTGGTTTTGGACGAAAAGTTGGGCTCGAAGATCTTGGCCTGGAGTTCGGGGCTGATGCCGGTGCCGTGATCGCGGACGGTACTGTACGCCACATCGGCCCCGTCTTCGGTGCGCCGGCTCGTGACGACTTCGATCCGGTTCTCGCGGTCGTCCTGCGAGGCTTCGATGGCATTCTTGATGAGATTGATATAGATGCGCCGGAGCTCCTCGCGGTCGCCCATCACCGCCAGCGGGGCCGGATGCAGGGTGAGTTCGATGGATACGCCTTGTTGTTCCTGCATGAGCGCCACGGCTTCCTGGATCACCGCGTTGAGATCCAGCGTCTCGAGGATCTGTTTGGGCATGCGGGCGAAGGTTGAGAATTCGTTGGCGATGCGGGCGAGGGCGTCCACCTGTTCGATGAGGGTGTTGGTGATGCGGTCGAACAGGCTCGCGAACTTGCCGGCATCGCCGGCGTCGGGGCGCGCGTCGCTGTACGCGCGCCGGAGATGCTGCACCGACAGCTTCATCGGCGTGAGCGGATTCTTGATCTCGTGGGCCACCTGCCTCGCCATCTCGCGCCACGCGAGCTGACGCTCCTGCTGGGTCAGCCGGCGCCGGCTCTCGGCGAGCTGCTCCTGCATCTGGTTGAACGTCTGCACCAGTTCGCCAATTTCATCGTCCGTCTCGACGGGCAGCGGCTGCTCGTACCGTCCTCTCGCCACGGCCTCCAGGCCCTCGCGCAGCCGGCCGATCGGGCGCGTCAGCGCGTTCGCCAGGAGACCGGCCGTGAACATCACGACCAGCATGAGCAGCAGCAGCGACCCGAAGAGGTACGCCACCGTGCGGGCCCGCTCTTCCTCGATGCGCTCCTGCTCGGGCAGCGTCGGGACCGAGATCACGAAGCCGGGGCGGCCGTCGCGGTCAGGCAGCGCCCGGTAGCCGGCCATGTAGGAGAAGGTGCCCACCCGCTCGTGCGTGAAGGCGTTGCGGTCGCCCTCGTAAAACAGCCGCTCATACGCCAGCGGCGGCAGCCGGCTGTCGATGAGCCGCTCACGCACCAGCTGTTGCCGGCTGGACGTGTAGAGCGCGTGGCCCCGGTACACGTTCAAATCGAGCCCCACCAGCGACGCGAGCGCGGACACGTTGGTTCGCTCGAGCACGTCCGCCGGCAGCTCGCCGACGTCGGCCTGCTGGGCCAGGGTCTCCTCCACCCTATCCAGCTGCTGCTCGATCCAGCTCTGGATCGCATTTTCGTTCTCCCGATTGATGACCTGGAGTCCCAGGACGCTCACGACGAGCACCGCCGCCATCCCGACCGACAGAAACGCGTTCAGCACCCGGTCCGTGAAGCGCGTCCGTACGGCCTCGAAAGGCCGCCGCCGGCCGCGGACGAGGCGCAGGATGCCGTACACCATCGCCAGCACCAGCAGCGCGGCGAGCGTCATCCGCAACAGATAATAGAGGTGGTCGAAGAAATGCGGTACGGAGGCGCGTACGGCGATGACTTTCTGCGGGCTGGCGATCAGCGGCCCGCCCTGGTCGATGGACCGCCGCGTGTAGTAGGTCAGGAACGAGCGGTCGGCCATCGTTTCCTCGCGCCATACGCTCGCATGGATCCGCAGCGCCCGGACGACCTCGTCATCCAGCCGGAAGCGGCCGAAGACGGTACCCGCATTGCGATACAGCGCCTGGTCCCTGAATTCGGCGATGGAGAAGATGCTCTGTACATCCAGGATGCTCGCCGGCAGCAGCACGCGCGGAAACAGCGCCGCGTCGTCCTGCAACAGGGTTTTGGGTTCGATCCGCACGAGCGTCCACCCGAGCAGGGCCCCGCCGGCCGTGCCGTGGATGGGGGCGAACCCCTCGTACTGCAGGCGCGCCGCGATGCGCCGGCCGGTCATCAACTCGACCATCAGGCTGTCCGGGTCGTCGCGTTCGGCGTAGATGCGGGTCAGGATGCTGAAGTCGTCCTGGTCCACCAGATCGGTGGCCGCGGCGCTCTCCTGGCTCTCGCCCTCGAAATACCGGCCCCGTACGACACCGCTGGTGTCGAATACCGTGAGGCTGACCTCATACGTGCCGAGGTTGGCCAGCGGGGAGCTGACGACGAGTTCGGCGATCGACTCATAGAGCCGGCTCCGCTGGCCCGGCGCGCCGTCGTGCGTCATTTCCTCGACGATGGCCGGCTCCTGCCGCGTCCGGTCCAGCATCTGCTCCACGGCGAAGACGACGCTGGCGTCCCGCTCCGCGTCGAACGTTTCGACGGCCTCGACCATGCGCGTCCGAAGCTGCGTCTCCATGCTCCGGTTGAGCATGAGGTATACGGGCAGGATGAGCACGAGCATGAAGGCCGCCAGGCGACGGGCGTAGCGGGTGGCCGCGCGGCCGCCTCCGCGCCGGGCCGCCAGCCATCCGGCCCCGAGCGTCACGAGCAGAAATCCCAGCGTCGCCGACGGAGGCACCTCCCGGAAGGCGGCAACGAGCCGGTAGGCGCCGGCGGTGAGGGTCACGGCGAGCAGCAGCACGCCGCCCCAGAACAGCCGCGGCGGCGTCGCCGGCCGCGCCACCCGGCCAAAGACCCACCATGCCACGCCGCTGCCGATGACGGCGAGCCCGAGGGCGAGCAGCATCACCGCGCAGAACACAAAGAGCACGAGGCGGTCCGGCAGCAGCCCCGTCCGCGCGAAATAATCCAGCGTGCTGTCGAGCACCGTATGGCGCACGACCTCGCCCTGGATGTGCGCGAGGGCGAGCAGGAAGACGATGAGGACGGCCAGCGCGCCGAGCATGGCCGGCAGCCCGGCCGGTCCGTCCTTTTCGGTCGCCCGGGGCGGCATCCGCCCGACGACATGCCATATCGCGGCGCCCGTGAGCGCCAGAAACACCGCGGACGTGAACAGATCGCCCATGGACTGCATCAGCCCGAAGCCGTAGTCGGATGCGAAATGCGAGGGATCGAACAGGGCGGCGAACGGGGCCTTGCCCCGCTGCCAGCGGGCCGGGACCTCCAGCGCCAGCCACGCCACGCGCGCCGTCCACAAACCGGCCAGAAAAAGCAGGAGCCTGCCGGCAAGCGAACCGGTCGATGCCGGCTCGAAGCCCCACCCGCGCCGCACCCAGAACCAGAGACCGACCAGCGCGACGCCGATGAGCATGGCCACCCAGATGGCCATCAGGTCGGCATACCGCTGGCGGGTGGTTTCCTGGAGCGCCGCCTCGCCGGGGGCTTCGACATAGACGCGCCCCATCTCGTCGCCGCGGATGCTCTGGAGCAGCCGCATGTGCCAGTGGGGCTGGCGCACCACGTCGGGCAGGACGTCGTCGTAGCGCACCTCCACCGGCAGCCGGGTGAGGCGGCGCCAGGTGTCCGCCGGGTTGAAGCTGCGCAGAAACTGATTTTCCACCGGCATCTTCGCGGCGATGAAGCGCACCAGCCGCAGCGCGCCGATCGAGCGGCTCCCGTCGTACACGGGCCACCAGAGCACGAGGGCGCGCCGCAGGCCGGCGTCGTCGACGAGCGTCATCTCGAACGATTCGAGCCGGGCCGCCCGCCCGGGCTGGCGCTCCAGCCGGATGCTCTGCCCCTTCCAGGCCAGCAGTTCTCCGTCGGCCGCATACAGCTCGACGGCGCCCTGCTCGGCGGGGCCGTAGCCGGAGAAATAGTGGAGGAGCCGCTCGACGCCGGCGTCGTCCACCCGTTCGTCATACGCGAGAAGCTGGGCGCGGACCTCGTTGTCGGAAGACAGTCGCCGCGCCTCGGCCACCATGTCGCGCTGCATCCCCATCCAGTCCGCCTCGATCGCCCCGAACGCATCGGCCACGACGGCGGACTGTGCCGCCTCGAGATCGCGCCCGATCGAGGCCAGGCTCCAGGTGCGCGCCACGAACGTCAGCGCCAGCGCCAGCCCGAGCCCGGCGCTCAGCCACGCGAGCCAGCGCAGGGAGCGGCGGTCGGCGGCGGCGGGTGTCTCGACGGTAGCGGTCATGGGCTTGTGTTCTTCCTGGCCGACCGCGCTCAGGAGCGGAGGTGTTCGATGCGGATGCTGCGCACCTGCACCGCGCCGGCGCGCTCACGGAATACCAGCGTCACCCGGTACGGATGGGCGTCACCCCGATTCCAGTAACGCCCCGTGGCCAGCCACGTCCCTTTTTCCTCCACCGTCCGCTGAATGACGAACTGCTCGGGCGGGTGGTCGCGGAAAAAGGCGCGCATGACGTATTCCGTCTGCGCCCGGCTGTACAACGTCTGCACCCCGAAGATGGACACGTCGACGCGGGGCTCCAGGTGGGGCGACAGGGCTTCCGCATTGCCGCGCTGGATGGCTTCCTGCACGTCGTGGATGACCGCGTCGTTGGGAGACTGCGCCGCCGCCGGGAACGACCAGGCCCCCGCCGCCCAGATTACGATCAGCAAGATGCTTCGCGCCAACCCGTTCATGGGCACACCCCGGAGCGCACCGGGCAATCGGGTGTGGGCAAAAAACGTGGAGTGTGGAGCATACGTCACAGGCAGCAGGTACCGCTCGGGCCGCGTTGGCCCGGGCACAATGTAGGCGAAAGATCGCGCTGGTTTTCCAATTCTTCTCCCAGATCCGGTCCAAACCCGCGTTTCAGGGTGAATGCGCCGCGTACGGTCGATTCGTGCGGACCGATTGACCTATCGACGCTTCAACCGCCGGCCCCCACTGTAAGTTTTCCTGGACGATTCGCCGTCTCGACGCTTTTTCCATTTTAGCCGGCCTGCTTTGCTCCGATATCCCCGGTGAAAGCCCCACCCCACGCGCTTTTCACCCGCTGCGCCCGGTAACGGATCGCCGGCGCACTAAATAGCTAGCAGGCATGGTATCATCTTCCAGAACACGCGCAGCTGGTACTGCGACGTGGTTTTTATTGACCGCGCTGCTCTTCTGCCAGTGCGATATCCCCACGGAAGGCCCCGACTTTGAAGTGTCCACCAGCGTACGGGCCCCGCTGCTCCTCGAGAAGACGTTCGTCCTGCTCGGACCGGACGAAGACGGCCACAGTCCGCTCATCGACACGACGGCGGCGGAATTCGATACGCTGTTCTCCGTGAATCCGTCCAACAACGTCCTGCTGATCGAGCAGGAACTCGACGACTTCGAGATCGGCGATCTCAACGATCTCGTCGGCGCGATCGAGCTCGACCCGATCAGCGTGGATGTAGGCATCGGATCGCTGGAAAGCCAGACATTTGACACGGCGCCCTTCGGCTCGCCGATCGGCCTGTTCGTGACGCCGGAAATCGACCTCGGGTCCGCGCCGGTGAACTCGGGCGTGTCGTCCTATCCGATCGGCTCCGTCCTCGTGCCGCCGAGCGTCGAGCTGATCTCGCTCTCCGACGTGACGGTGGAGGCCGTGGCGCTTTCCTCCAACACGAGCGGTGTAAACCAGTTCACCTTCACGCTGACCAACGGGCTGGCTACGGCCACGCTGACCGACGGCAGCGGCGGCGCGCCCGTTCTCGTCCTGGAACGTCCCGACGGCGGTTCCACCCTGGAGATCGCCCGCGTGGCTTTCCCGGGAACGATCGCCGCCGGCGCATCGCGCACGGCGACGATGAGCGTGGCCTCCGCCCTGCTCACGTCCGACACCGTCTATCGCCTCGTGATTGGCACCAACCAGGGCAGCGGCGCCATCGACGCCAACCCGACCGGCGTGCAGATCGCCACGGTCGTCGCCCCGCTCGAATACGCCGACACGCACGTTTCCGGCATCTCGGCCCAGGCCAACATCGACGCGTCCGGCGACGCGATCTCCCTGAACAGTGACGATGCCGACTTCTCGGGCATCCTCGCGGCCGGCGGCGATCTCGTCATCACCCTGGAAAACAGCCTGCCGATCGCGGTGACGCTCACCGACCTCACGGTGCGCAACCTCGGCCCCGTCGGCAACCTGGCGGCGCCGAGCACCATGCTCCAGCTGAGCGACCTGCCGCCCGGCACGGATGTCAACATCCCCGCC includes:
- a CDS encoding DUF4783 domain-containing protein; this encodes MLIVIWAAGAWSFPAAAQSPNDAVIHDVQEAIQRGNAEALSPHLEPRVDVSIFGVQTLYSRAQTEYVMRAFFRDHPPEQFVIQRTVEEKGTWLATGRYWNRGDAHPYRVTLVFRERAGAVQVRSIRIEHLRS
- a CDS encoding ATP-binding protein, encoding MTATVETPAAADRRSLRWLAWLSAGLGLALALTFVARTWSLASIGRDLEAAQSAVVADAFGAIEADWMGMQRDMVAEARRLSSDNEVRAQLLAYDERVDDAGVERLLHYFSGYGPAEQGAVELYAADGELLAWKGQSIRLERQPGRAARLESFEMTLVDDAGLRRALVLWWPVYDGSRSIGALRLVRFIAAKMPVENQFLRSFNPADTWRRLTRLPVEVRYDDVLPDVVRQPHWHMRLLQSIRGDEMGRVYVEAPGEAALQETTRQRYADLMAIWVAMLIGVALVGLWFWVRRGWGFEPASTGSLAGRLLLFLAGLWTARVAWLALEVPARWQRGKAPFAALFDPSHFASDYGFGLMQSMGDLFTSAVFLALTGAAIWHVVGRMPPRATEKDGPAGLPAMLGALAVLIVFLLALAHIQGEVVRHTVLDSTLDYFARTGLLPDRLVLFVFCAVMLLALGLAVIGSGVAWWVFGRVARPATPPRLFWGGVLLLAVTLTAGAYRLVAAFREVPPSATLGFLLVTLGAGWLAARRGGGRAATRYARRLAAFMLVLILPVYLMLNRSMETQLRTRMVEAVETFDAERDASVVFAVEQMLDRTRQEPAIVEEMTHDGAPGQRSRLYESIAELVVSSPLANLGTYEVSLTVFDTSGVVRGRYFEGESQESAAATDLVDQDDFSILTRIYAERDDPDSLMVELMTGRRIAARLQYEGFAPIHGTAGGALLGWTLVRIEPKTLLQDDAALFPRVLLPASILDVQSIFSIAEFRDQALYRNAGTVFGRFRLDDEVVRALRIHASVWREETMADRSFLTYYTRRSIDQGGPLIASPQKVIAVRASVPHFFDHLYYLLRMTLAALLVLAMVYGILRLVRGRRRPFEAVRTRFTDRVLNAFLSVGMAAVLVVSVLGLQVINRENENAIQSWIEQQLDRVEETLAQQADVGELPADVLERTNVSALASLVGLDLNVYRGHALYTSSRQQLVRERLIDSRLPPLAYERLFYEGDRNAFTHERVGTFSYMAGYRALPDRDGRPGFVISVPTLPEQERIEEERARTVAYLFGSLLLLMLVVMFTAGLLANALTRPIGRLREGLEAVARGRYEQPLPVETDDEIGELVQTFNQMQEQLAESRRRLTQQERQLAWREMARQVAHEIKNPLTPMKLSVQHLRRAYSDARPDAGDAGKFASLFDRITNTLIEQVDALARIANEFSTFARMPKQILETLDLNAVIQEAVALMQEQQGVSIELTLHPAPLAVMGDREELRRIYINLIKNAIEASQDDRENRIEVVTSRRTEDGADVAYSTVRDHGTGISPELQAKIFEPNFSSKTSGTGLGLAIVRKSVEDMRGTIGFETEVGVGSLFWIALPLATAP